One Marinobacter sp. es.048 genomic window, TCAATCCGCCTATCAGTCACCATTTTGATCAAACTGAAGGCCATACCCGTCATTGGTTTTACGCACAACCACCATTTCAAGCACCGGTGCCGGAACAGGCAAACCCTGCACCTGAACGGTGACCTTGTCGCCAAGGCTTGGCACGAAAGGCTCAGTGTCGACAACGATAAAAACACCACCGTCGGAAATATC contains:
- a CDS encoding PilZ domain-containing protein — translated: MVGNDRREHMRTAMSAKVKVVHAELGEFIFSTRDISDGGVFIVVDTEPFVPSLGDKVTVQVQGLPVPAPVLEMVVVRKTNDGYGLQFDQNGD